The Malus domestica chromosome 10, GDT2T_hap1 genome contains a region encoding:
- the LOC114827784 gene encoding sugar carrier protein C-like, which translates to MPAVGIATGGNGKAYAGNLTPYVLVTCIVAAMGGLIFGYDIGISGGVTSMDSFLKKFFLSVYHKKEKDKTNNQYCQYDSQTLTMFTSSLYLAALISSIVAATVTRKFGRKLSMLFGGLLFCSGAIINAAAKAVWMLILGRMLLGFGIGFSNQSVPLYLSEMAPYKFRGALNIGFQLSITIGILVANVLNYFFAKIKGGWGWRLSLGGAMVPALIITIGSLVLPDTPNSMIERGQHDEAKAKLQRIRGVDDVSEEFSDLVAASDAANQIEDPWRNLLRRKYRPHLCMAILIPFFQQLTGINVIMFYAPVLFNTIGFGSDASLMSAVITGSVNVLATMVSIYGVDKWGRRFLFLEGGAQMLICQAVVATCIGAKFGVNGTPGELPKWYAIVVVLFICTYVAGFAWSWGPLGWLVPSEIFPLEIRSAAQSVNVSVNMIFTFIVAQIFLTMLCHLKFGLFIFFAFFVFVMSIFVYYFLPETKGIPIEEMGQVWRSHWYWKRFVSAEEGGGYEMQKAAQTVKNV; encoded by the exons ATGCCTGCTGTTGGTATCGCCACCGGCGGGAACGGCAAGGCCTATGCCGGAAATCTCACTCCTTACGTTCTTGTCACATGTATCGTTGCAGCCATGGGTGGTCTGATTTTCGGCTACGATATCGGAATTTCTG GTGGTGTAACGTCCATGGATTCGTTCCTGAAGAAGTTCTTTCTGTCTGTGTACCACAAGAAGGAGAAAGACAAGACGAACAACCAGTACTGTCAGTATGATAGTCAAACGTTGACCATGTTCACATCGTCGCTGTACTTGGCTGCCCTCATATCCTCGATCGTGGCCGCCACCGTGACGAGAAAATTCGGCCGGAAACTGTCCATGTTGTTCGGCGGTCTGCTGTTTTGCTCCGGTGCTATCATCAATGCCGCTGCCAAAGCTGTCTGGATGTTGATTCTCGGCCGTATGTTGCTCGGTTTCGGCATCGGATTCTCCAATCAG TCAGTGCCACTCTACCTCTCTGAGATGGCACCCTACAAATTCAGGGGAGCTCTCAACATTGGCTTCCAGCTATCAATCACAATTGGTATCCTTGTGGCCAATGTGCTGAACTACTTCTTTGCCAAGATCAAGGGTGGCTGGGGATGGAGATTGAGCTTGGGCGGCGCGATGGTGCCCGCCCTTATCATCACAATCGGCTCACTTGTCCTGCCAGACACTCCCAACTCCATGATTGAGCGCGGCCAGCACGACGAAGCCAAGGCCAAGCTTCAGCGCATTCGCGGCGTTGATGATGTTAGCGAGGAATTCAGTGACCTAGTTGCCGCCAGTGATGCCGCGAACCAAATTGAGGACCCGTGGAGAAACTTGTTGAGGAGGAAGTACAGACCTCACCTCTGCATGGCAATACTCATTCCTTTCTTTCAGCAGCTCACCGGCATTAATGTGATCATGTTCTACGCGCCGGTTTTGTTCAACACGATCGGGTTTGGATCTGATGCCTCGCTCATGTCAGCTGTGATCACCGGCAGTGTTAATGTTCTTGCAACTATGGTCTCAATCTACGGTGTTGACAAGTGGGGAAGAAGGTTCCTTTTCCTTGAGGGTGGAGCTCAAATGTTAATTTGCCAG GCAGTTGTGGCAACATGCATTGGTGCAAAGTTTGGAGTAAATGGGACCCCTGGAGAATTGCCAAAGTGGTATGCAATTGTGGTGGTGTTGTTCATCTGCACATATGTTGCAGGATTCGCATGGTCATGGGGTCCCCTCGGATGGCTAGTCCCGAGTGAAATCTTCCCGTTGGAAATCCGATCAGCCGCACAGAGCGTCAACGTTTCAGTCAACATGATCTTCACCTTCATTGTGGCTCAAATCTTCCTGACAATGCTCTGCCACTTGAAGTTTGGGCTCTTCATTTTCTTTGCGTTCTTTGTGTTTGTGATGTCAATCTTCGTTTACTACTTCTTGCCTGAGACGAAGGGGATTCCGATCGAAGAAATGGGCCAAGTGTGGAGGTCACATTGGTACTGGAAGAGATTCGTGAGTGCTGAAGAGGGAGGAGGTTATGAGATGCAGAAGGCAGCTCAAACTGTCAAAAATGTGTAA
- the LOC114827785 gene encoding vesicle-associated protein 4-2-like gives MAIADQKSSSSSSSSSDGKVWGFFKRPFRTSRNAAVTTSSSSSHNAPHHHSNAQGDGSNQNAANSVSSVARSLLPTRRRLKLDPNNKLYFPCEPGKQVRSAIRIKNTSKSFVAFKFQTTAPKSCFMRPPGAILSPGESLIATVFKFVEAPEKNEKLVDQKSRVKFKIMSLKVKGPMEYVPELFDEQKDQVAVEQILRVVFLDPERSTPAMEKLKRQLADADAALEARKKPAEEAGPKIIGEGLVIDEWKERRERYLARQQVDGVDSP, from the exons ATGGCCATCGCTGACCAaaagtcgtcgtcgtcgtcttcGTCTTCGTCCGACGGAAAAGTCTGGGGCTTCTTCAAGCGACCGTTTCGGACGTCGAGGAACGCCGCCGTTACGACGTCGTCCTCGTCGTCGCACAACGCTCCCCACCACCATAGTAACGCCCAGGGCGACGGATCGAATCAAAACGCCGCGAATTCGGTGTCGTCCGTCGCCAGGTCGCTGCTTCCGACTCGCCGTAGACTCAAGCTCGATCCCAACAATAAACTCTATTTTCCCT GTGAACCCGGAAAGCAGGTTAGGAGTGCCATTAGAATTAAAAACACCAGCAAGTCCTTTGTAGCATTCAAG TTCCAAACAACTGCACCGAAAAGTTGTTTCATGCGTCCTCCAGGAGCTATTCTTAGTCCAGGCGAGAGTCTTATAGCAACTG TATTCAAGTTTGTCGAGGCCCCCGAGAAGAATGAAAAACTAGTGGATCAAAAGAGCAGAGTTAAGTTTAAAATCATGAGCTTGAAGGTGAAGGGACCAATGGAATATGTACCTGAGCTG TTTGATGAGCAAAAGGACCAAGTGGCCGTAGAGCAGATACTACGGGTTGTCTTTCTAGATCCAGAGCGTTCTACTCCT GCTATGGAAAAACTGAAGCGCCAGTTGGCTGATGCCGATGCTGCGCTGGAGGCACGCAAGAAACCTGCGGAAGAAGCTGGTCCAAAGATTATTGGAGAAGGACTTGTCATAGATGAATGG AAGGAGAGGAGGGAAAGATATCTCGCCCGGCAGCAAGTTGATGGCGTGGACTCCCCATGA